The window CGCCCGCCACTGTCTCCGCACCGCGACTGCCAGCTCGCGTAGCAGCTCCTCGACCGGCACGCCGGTCGCGGCCTGGCTGACGAACCGGTCGAGCACCGCCTCGGTGGTGTGGCGGCCACCGCGTCCGACCCGCCCCGCGGCGCGCCGGGCCCAGCGCAGCAGCACCGGGGCGATCGCCGCCACCGCGAGCATGCCGAGCCCGACCGCCGCGCCGATCCGGCTCTCCCTGGCGTCCGGAAGCCGGCCGAGCGCCAGCAGCGCGACCGCGGGTCCGATCGCCGCGGCCGTCCCGACCGCGGCCACCGACGCCGCGACCGTGAGCGTCGCGGTCGCGTGCCGCCGCGCGACCGGGACGAAACCACCCAGCGCGCCGGCCACCAGTCCGGCCACCAGGCAGAGCGGCGCGACGACGCCGGGCAGCCACCCCGCCCACCCGAGCACCACCGCCCCGCCCGCCGCGACCAGCCCGGACAGCGCCCCGGCGAGCAGCACCGTGAGCCGAGACCTCACGCCGGGACGTCCTCGGTCACCACGCACCCGTCGCGCATCCGGACGACCCGGGCGGCGGCGGACGCGACCGCGGCGTCGTGGGTCACGACGACGATCGTCTGGCCGGACGCGTTCAACCGCTGCAGCAGCTCGAGCACCTCGGCGGCACCGGCCGAGTCGAGGGCACCGGTCGGCTCGTCGGCCAGCAGCAGCGGCGGCTCGTTGGCCAGCGCGCGGGCGATCGCCAGCCGCTGCCGCTGCCCGCCGGACAGCGCGTGCGGAGCGGCGTCGGCCTTGTCCAGCAGGCCCAGCAGGTCGAGCACGTCGAGCGTCCGCTGCCCCGCGCGGCGTCGGCCGACACCGCCCAGCAGCGCCGCGAGCCGGACGTTGTCGGCCGCGGACACGTCGTCCAGCAGCTCGAAGAACTGGAACACCAGGCCGACGTGGCGCCGCCGGAACCGGGCCGCGGCGTCGGCCCCGAGCGTGTCGACGCGGACGCCGCCGACCTCGACCGTCCCGTCGTCCGGCCGCTCCAGCCCGGCGACGACGTTGATCAGCGTCGACTTGCCGCACCCCGAGGGACCGGTCACCGCGACGAACTCGCCGGGCTCGACGGTCAGGTCCGCACCGCGCAGCGCCGGGACGGGGGCGGCGGAGTCCTGGTCGAACGTCTTCCGTACACCGCGTACGACCAGGGCAAACGTCACGCCGGTCAACCTAACCCGCCGTTCGGGCAGCCGACAGGGGTGTTGTCTGGTGGAC is drawn from Cryptosporangium aurantiacum and contains these coding sequences:
- a CDS encoding ABC transporter ATP-binding protein, translated to MTFALVVRGVRKTFDQDSAAPVPALRGADLTVEPGEFVAVTGPSGCGKSTLINVVAGLERPDDGTVEVGGVRVDTLGADAAARFRRRHVGLVFQFFELLDDVSAADNVRLAALLGGVGRRRAGQRTLDVLDLLGLLDKADAAPHALSGGQRQRLAIARALANEPPLLLADEPTGALDSAGAAEVLELLQRLNASGQTIVVVTHDAAVASAAARVVRMRDGCVVTEDVPA